From a region of the Halomonas sp. HL-93 genome:
- a CDS encoding arginyltransferase encodes MSSNAPRRLVRDLRFFLTVPHACSYLPDKEATTLFLDPQESPMPGVYDSLSLLGFRRSGRHLYRPHCEGCNACRSVRVPVERFSPNRTQRRITRRNADITTRITKAYFDARHYALYADYINHRHADGDMYPPSHEQYRTFLTLDEPYAQLMELYLEDRLIGVAAFDQLEHGLSAIYTFFSVDESLDKRSLGTLAILRLIDLARDKQLPHLYLGYWIEACRKMRYKQNFTPLEVLDGRQWRELIR; translated from the coding sequence GTGAGCAGCAACGCTCCCCGCCGGCTTGTACGCGATTTGCGCTTCTTTTTGACAGTGCCCCACGCCTGTAGCTATCTGCCCGACAAAGAAGCCACCACGCTGTTCCTGGACCCTCAGGAATCGCCCATGCCCGGTGTCTATGACTCCTTGTCCCTGCTCGGGTTTCGGCGCAGCGGTCGACATTTATACCGTCCCCATTGCGAAGGCTGTAACGCTTGCCGCTCCGTACGCGTGCCGGTCGAACGCTTTAGCCCGAACCGAACGCAGCGGCGAATCACCCGGCGCAATGCGGATATCACCACGCGCATCACCAAAGCATACTTTGATGCGCGCCATTACGCGCTTTACGCTGACTATATTAACCACCGCCATGCCGATGGCGACATGTACCCCCCAAGCCATGAACAGTATCGAACGTTTTTGACCCTGGACGAACCCTATGCTCAATTAATGGAGCTTTATCTTGAGGATCGCCTGATTGGAGTGGCTGCCTTCGACCAGCTTGAGCACGGCCTTTCAGCGATTTATACCTTTTTCAGCGTCGACGAATCCCTGGATAAGCGCTCGCTGGGCACTCTGGCTATATTACGGCTCATCGACTTGGCCCGCGACAAGCAACTGCCCCACCTTTACCTGGGTTACTGGATAGAAGCGTGTCGAAAAATGCGCTATAAGCAGAATTTTACCCCCCTTGAGGTGCTCGACGGCCGCCAGTGGCGAGAATTAATTCGCTAA
- the infA gene encoding translation initiation factor IF-1: MAREDHIEMEGVIVDTLPNTMFRVELENGHVVTAHISGKMRKNYIRILTGDKVKVELTPYDLSKGRIVYRSR; this comes from the coding sequence ATGGCACGCGAAGATCATATTGAAATGGAAGGCGTTATTGTCGATACCCTGCCCAACACCATGTTCCGTGTTGAGCTGGAAAACGGTCACGTCGTTACAGCGCATATCTCTGGCAAAATGCGCAAAAACTACATCCGCATCCTGACCGGCGATAAAGTAAAAGTTGAGCTCACGCCTTACGATCTCTCCAAAGGCCGCATCGTTTACCGCTCACGCTAA
- a CDS encoding glutamate racemase, with protein sequence MKQGPVLIFDSGVGGLSVAAALRQHYPHASFCYACDNAWLPYGLRDDASLAERILAVCLSAVAACQPSVLVVACNTASTLALEKLRWHLSIPVVGTVPAIKPAAALSQTRHIGLLATRATVGRPYTQELIDRFASDCVVTKVAADALVSEAEAWLAGQPLDKARIHTALMPLWQAAQPRPGVSTLDTPAIDTPALDTIVLGCTHFPLLQPWLAQLAPVPLQWVDSGDAIARRVGQVAEMLMVMNPDSRCFTTGPADHLTEGLARYGFQPAQPLSLTH encoded by the coding sequence ATGAAGCAAGGGCCTGTTCTGATATTTGATTCCGGTGTGGGAGGGCTGTCGGTAGCAGCGGCGTTACGTCAGCACTATCCCCATGCCAGTTTTTGCTACGCCTGTGACAATGCGTGGCTACCCTATGGTCTGCGCGACGACGCCAGCCTTGCCGAGCGTATCCTGGCTGTTTGCTTGTCGGCGGTTGCGGCTTGCCAACCTAGCGTACTCGTTGTGGCCTGCAACACTGCCAGTACCTTGGCACTTGAAAAGCTGCGCTGGCATTTGTCGATCCCCGTGGTGGGCACCGTACCGGCGATTAAACCGGCGGCGGCGCTTAGCCAGACGCGTCATATCGGCCTGCTGGCCACCAGGGCCACGGTCGGCCGCCCATATACCCAGGAACTGATCGACCGCTTTGCCAGCGACTGCGTGGTGACCAAAGTGGCTGCCGATGCATTGGTCAGCGAAGCCGAGGCATGGTTGGCGGGGCAACCACTCGACAAGGCGCGTATCCACACCGCGTTGATGCCGCTGTGGCAAGCTGCGCAACCAAGGCCAGGCGTGTCCACGCTGGATACTCCTGCAATTGATACCCCTGCACTTGATACCATAGTGCTCGGCTGCACCCATTTTCCCCTCTTACAACCCTGGTTAGCCCAGCTTGCCCCGGTACCGCTTCAATGGGTCGATTCTGGCGATGCCATTGCCCGGCGTGTCGGTCAGGTGGCAGAGATGCTAATGGTGATGAACCCCGACAGTCGCTGTTTTACCACCGGCCCGGCCGACCACCTAACCGAAGGTTTGGCACGTTATGGATTTCAGCCCGCGCAGCCATTAAGCCTGACGCATTAG
- the trmA gene encoding tRNA (uridine(54)-C5)-methyltransferase TrmA — translation MAIPVVDPERYAEQLADKRAYVERLFEPFAPPALEMFPSPPSHYRQRCEFRIWHEGDDLFYAMFEVTPGNPKSKRVIRLDQFPVASESINRLMPLLRTAFLKSDELRHRLFQVEFLTTLSGEALVTLIYHRPLGEAWEAEARALEAELGIMIIGRSRKQRLVLTRDHVWERLELEGRTLHYQQVENSFTQPNAHICQAMLGWASDVTAGREHEDLVELYCGNGNFTIALAANFRRVLATEISRTSVASANVNLAANGVTNAQVARMSAEEFALALKGEKTGRRVAEMALESYDFSTVLVDPPRAGLDEQSCRQLSEYAQIVYISCNPVTLAENLNQLTHTHEIVRFALFDQFPFTDHCECGVWLTRR, via the coding sequence TTGGCTATCCCTGTTGTTGACCCCGAACGCTACGCCGAGCAATTGGCTGACAAACGTGCCTATGTCGAACGCCTTTTTGAGCCCTTCGCGCCGCCGGCTTTAGAGATGTTTCCGTCACCGCCCAGCCACTACCGCCAGCGCTGTGAGTTTCGTATTTGGCATGAAGGCGATGATCTTTTCTACGCCATGTTTGAGGTCACGCCGGGCAATCCTAAGAGCAAGCGCGTTATTCGACTTGATCAGTTCCCAGTTGCCAGTGAATCCATCAACCGTCTGATGCCGCTGTTACGCACGGCCTTTTTGAAAAGCGATGAGTTACGCCACCGACTGTTTCAGGTCGAGTTCTTAACCACGCTTTCGGGGGAGGCGCTGGTCACGCTGATCTATCACCGTCCGTTGGGTGAGGCCTGGGAGGCTGAAGCGCGGGCCCTTGAAGCGGAACTGGGTATTATGATCATCGGTCGCTCGCGTAAACAGCGTCTGGTACTGACGCGCGATCATGTTTGGGAGCGCCTGGAGTTAGAGGGTCGCACGCTGCATTACCAACAGGTCGAAAACAGTTTTACCCAACCCAACGCACATATTTGCCAGGCGATGCTGGGTTGGGCAAGCGATGTGACGGCGGGGCGTGAGCATGAGGACTTGGTCGAGCTTTACTGCGGTAATGGCAACTTTACTATCGCTCTGGCGGCGAATTTTCGCCGTGTATTGGCCACTGAAATCTCGCGCACGTCGGTGGCCAGCGCCAACGTCAACCTCGCGGCGAACGGCGTGACCAACGCCCAAGTGGCGCGCATGTCGGCAGAGGAGTTCGCCCTTGCGTTAAAAGGCGAGAAAACCGGTCGCCGTGTGGCAGAGATGGCGCTTGAATCCTACGACTTTTCTACGGTGCTGGTGGACCCGCCGCGGGCAGGGCTTGATGAGCAAAGTTGCCGCCAGCTCAGCGAATACGCCCAGATCGTCTATATTTCATGCAACCCTGTGACGCTGGCAGAGAACTTAAACCAATTAACGCACACCCATGAGATCGTCCGCTTTGCGTTGTTTGACCAGTTTCCGTTTACCGACCATTGTGAATGTGGGGTGTGGCTGACGCGGCGCTGA
- the aat gene encoding leucyl/phenylalanyl-tRNA--protein transferase: MLPWLSSPMPHFPPVTSALGSPNGLLAAGGELTPDWLVEAYRHGIFPWYSDNDPILWWSPDPRMILLPEQFKQRRSLTKKLRNAGFEITVDQHFEQVIDACAAPRDEELGTWITDDMYHAYCDLKAQGIAHSIEVHHHQRLVGGLYGVAMGPVFFGESMFSRVPDASKVALAHLVRAMRDHGGKLIDCQMHTPHLASLGATTVARATFISYLEKWLPSSAFSFATPPENAPVVPPSPWLSAIA, encoded by the coding sequence ATGCTACCCTGGCTTTCCTCGCCAATGCCTCACTTTCCCCCCGTCACCTCGGCGCTGGGTTCGCCTAACGGCCTGCTCGCAGCGGGCGGCGAATTAACCCCCGATTGGCTGGTGGAAGCGTATCGGCACGGCATCTTTCCATGGTACAGCGATAACGACCCCATTCTATGGTGGAGCCCTGATCCCCGCATGATACTCCTACCTGAACAATTTAAGCAGCGCCGCAGCTTAACAAAAAAGCTGCGCAATGCGGGATTTGAGATCACCGTCGACCAACATTTTGAACAAGTGATCGACGCCTGCGCCGCGCCACGGGACGAAGAACTGGGCACCTGGATTACCGATGACATGTATCACGCCTACTGTGACCTCAAAGCCCAGGGCATTGCCCACAGTATCGAGGTGCACCATCACCAGCGCTTGGTGGGCGGCCTTTATGGTGTCGCTATGGGGCCGGTGTTTTTCGGTGAGTCGATGTTTTCCCGCGTTCCCGACGCCTCAAAAGTGGCTTTAGCGCACCTGGTCCGCGCCATGCGCGACCACGGCGGCAAGCTCATCGACTGCCAAATGCATACACCGCACTTGGCAAGCCTAGGCGCAACAACAGTCGCCCGAGCGACATTCATCAGCTATCTTGAAAAGTGGTTGCCAAGCTCTGCGTTTAGCTTTGCAACACCACCGGAGAACGCGCCCGTTGTGCCGCCTTCTCCGTGGCTATCGGCTATCGCCTGA
- a CDS encoding DNA translocase FtsK: MKLNKAVDKRTQRNTRQSGSSGRVNAAKDKARRVGLRLQGAARDGVVVALLAICTFLLLALFSYSPADPGWSSQGPETAVSNWMGPVGAWLADVLYSLLGASALWWPGMVGYLAWWLVRSRQVRFELDPVAVAVRAGGLMLLMFGTTMLGALHFYNPDSLLPYASGGILGEGLVGALRPLVNSGGVGLIAAALILSGFPLFSGMSWLQVADEVGRRLCRLSGWWSARRQARRERAKQRAAARPVPEPTQRKAAPEPKAESSSRDKRREPAMSTDMEEDNQAGRDNVTDTSIPWTAARAPSATAFKTAPRAQATPPEIAKEAATETDAATEQLPTTAPPASQQATHEIEPSARDHSADSTAASPFTATPASPADEASREPLPLRASRREPEAVPASSAPLSAAEDKPWAPVPDEAASEQAAESLNAERHKDRVPEVVPEPIWGDDDEVPEASTPPPARHEPTFSPEVAAEQEEADNGPTLWTVEHLQNQRPSFDHIPDPEGDVPSLRLLTPAEPHQPNYTDEQLADMAELLEVRLREYGVKAEVVDTWPGPVITRFEIKPAAGVKVSKISNLAKDLARSLMVKSVRVVEVIPGRPTVGIEIPNPHRAMIRLREVIDSERYQQEKSPLTMALGQDIGGGPVVANLGKMPHLLVAGTTGSGKSVGVNAMLISMLLKATPDELKLIMVDPKMLELSVYDGIPHLLAPVVTDMKEAANSLRWCVAEMERRYKLMAAMGVRNIAGFNARLDEAERAGAQVADPLWEPQPWEMHQTPPILEKLPYIVVVIDEFADMFMIVGKKVEELIARLAQKARAAGIHLILATQRPSVDVVTGLIKANIPSRMAFQVSSRIDSRTILDQGGAESLLGHGDMLYLPAGSGPPNRIHGAFVDDDEVHRVVEDWKRRGEPEYIEEILSGGVSADALAGLEAEGVDGDDAEQDALYDEAVQFVTQTRKASISAVQRRFKIGYNRAARLVEAMEGAGVVSSMGTNGAREVLAPPPVGH; encoded by the coding sequence TTGAAATTGAATAAAGCGGTCGACAAGCGAACACAGCGTAACACGCGCCAAAGTGGGTCTTCGGGTCGGGTCAACGCCGCCAAGGACAAAGCTCGTCGGGTTGGGTTACGCCTGCAGGGCGCCGCACGCGATGGCGTGGTGGTGGCGCTGTTGGCGATATGTACATTTTTATTACTGGCGCTGTTTAGTTATTCGCCAGCGGATCCCGGCTGGTCATCCCAAGGGCCGGAAACCGCGGTCAGCAACTGGATGGGGCCAGTGGGTGCCTGGCTTGCTGACGTCCTCTATTCGCTCCTGGGGGCCAGTGCGCTCTGGTGGCCAGGCATGGTCGGCTATTTGGCCTGGTGGCTGGTTCGCTCCCGCCAGGTGCGCTTTGAGCTGGACCCGGTGGCCGTAGCGGTGCGCGCCGGGGGGCTGATGCTGCTGATGTTTGGCACCACCATGCTCGGCGCGCTGCATTTTTATAACCCCGATAGCCTGCTGCCCTATGCCTCTGGAGGTATTTTGGGTGAAGGGCTGGTGGGTGCGCTACGCCCGCTGGTCAACAGCGGCGGCGTAGGGTTGATTGCCGCTGCGCTGATTTTGAGCGGTTTTCCGCTGTTTAGTGGCATGTCCTGGCTGCAGGTCGCCGATGAGGTGGGCCGCCGCCTGTGCCGTTTGAGTGGTTGGTGGTCGGCGCGTCGCCAGGCGCGCCGTGAGCGAGCCAAGCAGCGAGCGGCAGCGCGACCTGTCCCAGAGCCCACGCAACGTAAAGCAGCGCCCGAGCCTAAGGCCGAGAGCAGCAGTCGCGATAAACGCCGCGAACCTGCGATGTCGACCGACATGGAGGAAGACAACCAAGCAGGCCGTGATAACGTCACGGACACGTCTATCCCCTGGACGGCCGCACGAGCACCTTCTGCCACGGCTTTCAAGACAGCGCCGCGCGCCCAGGCGACGCCTCCAGAGATAGCCAAAGAAGCCGCTACTGAAACAGACGCAGCCACTGAACAGTTGCCGACCACTGCGCCACCGGCCAGCCAGCAGGCAACGCACGAGATTGAACCATCGGCACGTGATCACAGCGCTGATTCGACGGCTGCGTCACCTTTTACGGCCACGCCTGCATCGCCTGCCGACGAAGCGTCCCGCGAGCCATTACCGCTGCGCGCCTCGCGCCGTGAACCAGAGGCTGTGCCGGCTTCTTCAGCACCGCTCTCCGCCGCTGAGGACAAGCCGTGGGCACCCGTGCCGGATGAGGCAGCGTCCGAACAAGCCGCTGAGTCATTGAACGCCGAGCGGCACAAGGATCGGGTGCCTGAAGTAGTGCCCGAGCCGATATGGGGCGATGACGACGAGGTACCGGAAGCATCGACGCCTCCGCCTGCGCGTCATGAGCCGACCTTCAGCCCGGAGGTTGCCGCCGAGCAAGAGGAGGCCGATAACGGGCCGACGCTGTGGACGGTGGAACATCTGCAAAATCAGCGTCCCTCCTTCGATCACATACCCGACCCCGAAGGCGACGTGCCGAGCTTGCGCCTGCTGACCCCGGCTGAGCCACATCAGCCCAACTATACCGATGAGCAGTTGGCGGATATGGCCGAGCTGCTTGAAGTACGCCTGCGCGAGTATGGCGTCAAAGCTGAAGTGGTCGACACCTGGCCCGGGCCAGTGATTACGCGCTTTGAAATTAAGCCCGCAGCGGGCGTCAAAGTTTCCAAAATCAGCAACTTAGCCAAAGATTTGGCGCGTTCGTTGATGGTCAAGAGCGTACGCGTGGTCGAGGTGATTCCAGGGCGGCCGACGGTCGGTATTGAGATACCAAATCCCCATCGGGCAATGATCAGGCTACGCGAAGTCATTGATTCCGAACGCTATCAACAGGAAAAATCACCGCTGACCATGGCCCTGGGGCAGGACATTGGTGGCGGGCCGGTAGTCGCCAATCTCGGCAAAATGCCGCATTTGCTCGTGGCCGGTACCACGGGGTCGGGCAAGTCGGTGGGCGTCAACGCCATGCTAATTTCGATGCTGCTCAAGGCCACGCCGGATGAGCTAAAGCTGATCATGGTCGACCCAAAAATGCTGGAGCTATCTGTCTACGACGGTATTCCGCATCTGTTGGCTCCGGTAGTTACCGATATGAAAGAGGCAGCCAATAGCCTGCGCTGGTGTGTGGCAGAAATGGAGCGTCGCTATAAGCTGATGGCCGCTATGGGGGTGCGTAATATTGCCGGCTTTAACGCCCGCCTGGACGAAGCCGAGCGCGCTGGCGCCCAGGTGGCTGACCCGCTATGGGAGCCGCAGCCTTGGGAGATGCACCAAACGCCACCGATACTTGAGAAGCTGCCTTACATCGTGGTGGTGATCGACGAATTCGCCGATATGTTCATGATCGTGGGCAAAAAGGTCGAAGAGCTCATTGCTCGCCTGGCGCAAAAAGCCCGTGCGGCAGGGATCCACCTGATACTTGCCACTCAGCGCCCGTCGGTGGACGTGGTCACTGGTTTGATCAAGGCCAATATTCCCTCGCGGATGGCCTTCCAGGTGTCATCGCGGATTGATTCGCGCACGATCTTGGACCAGGGCGGCGCGGAAAGCCTGCTGGGGCATGGCGATATGCTGTACTTGCCCGCCGGGTCGGGGCCGCCCAATCGTATCCACGGGGCTTTTGTCGACGACGATGAGGTACATCGTGTGGTGGAAGACTGGAAGCGCCGCGGTGAGCCGGAATATATCGAAGAGATTTTATCGGGCGGTGTTTCGGCAGACGCGTTAGCTGGGCTTGAGGCCGAGGGAGTCGATGGCGATGACGCCGAGCAGGACGCGCTTTACGATGAAGCCGTTCAGTTTGTCACGCAAACGCGTAAAGCATCGATTTCCGCAGTGCAGCGGCGCTTTAAAATTGGCTATAACCGTGCCGCTCGCCTCGTGGAGGCCATGGAAGGTGCGGGCGTGGTGTCATCGATGGGTACCAACGGCGCCCGGGAGGTGCTGGCGCCACCGCCTGTTGGCCATTAA
- a CDS encoding hemerythrin domain-containing protein — protein sequence MLNQLRLDHANMARMLHVLQLKQKALVQGERPNFHLMREVVDYILSYMGSFAGPLERICVERLRTDAPEHTALTEKMAEDYRQLTPRLQQLSNDIDMILMDNVLPMDKFADDLREYLEAHRAYLRQEREALFPLMDKHFSEDDMEALRQSLPVGAEQSLERLQLAYPELYAELRGADVPNV from the coding sequence ATGTTAAACCAACTGCGATTAGATCATGCCAATATGGCCAGGATGCTGCACGTCCTTCAATTGAAGCAAAAAGCCTTGGTTCAAGGCGAGCGTCCCAATTTTCACCTAATGCGCGAGGTGGTGGATTACATTTTGTCCTACATGGGCAGCTTTGCTGGGCCGTTGGAGCGAATTTGTGTTGAAAGGCTGCGCACGGACGCCCCTGAACACACGGCGCTCACCGAAAAAATGGCTGAAGATTATCGTCAATTGACGCCCCGTTTGCAGCAGCTATCCAATGACATCGATATGATTTTGATGGACAACGTGCTGCCCATGGACAAGTTCGCTGACGACTTGAGAGAGTATCTGGAGGCGCACCGCGCCTACCTGCGTCAGGAACGTGAAGCGCTATTTCCGTTGATGGACAAGCACTTTAGCGAGGACGATATGGAGGCTCTGCGCCAGTCACTGCCGGTGGGCGCCGAACAATCCCTTGAGCGTTTGCAGTTAGCCTATCCAGAGCTTTATGCCGAGCTGCGCGGGGCCGATGTTCCCAACGTATAA
- the lolA gene encoding outer membrane lipoprotein chaperone LolA produces MSDTQTRRPSSLLLAASALGLTFTAPLAIANEAAERLTERLDPLESYQASFEQEILDGSGDRLQEARGEMWLSRPGMLRWEVEAPYAQTVVSDGDEVYLYDPDLEQVTVQALDERVTHTPALLLSGRVSELTENYDVEYEDDGGDDIFTLVPTSADTLFEQLRMTFDGDMLTELWMTDSTGQRTSIIFSNAERNEDIDDERFEFEVPDGADVIREDER; encoded by the coding sequence ATGAGCGATACGCAAACTCGACGTCCTTCATCATTACTACTGGCTGCCAGCGCATTAGGATTAACCTTCACCGCCCCGCTGGCCATTGCCAACGAGGCCGCTGAGCGGCTAACCGAACGGCTTGATCCGCTGGAAAGCTATCAGGCATCGTTTGAGCAAGAAATACTCGATGGCAGCGGTGACCGCTTGCAGGAAGCGCGTGGCGAAATGTGGCTGTCGCGCCCTGGTATGTTGCGCTGGGAAGTGGAAGCGCCTTATGCGCAAACCGTGGTATCGGACGGTGATGAGGTGTATCTCTACGATCCGGATCTTGAGCAAGTGACGGTCCAGGCGCTGGACGAGCGGGTGACTCATACTCCCGCATTGTTGCTATCAGGACGGGTTAGCGAGCTGACCGAAAATTACGATGTCGAGTACGAGGACGACGGCGGTGATGATATCTTCACGCTAGTGCCCACGTCCGCGGATACTTTGTTTGAGCAGCTTCGCATGACCTTTGATGGTGATATGCTCACCGAGCTATGGATGACCGATAGCACCGGCCAACGCACATCGATTATCTTCAGCAATGCCGAGCGCAATGAAGATATTGACGACGAGCGTTTTGAATTTGAAGTCCCCGATGGAGCTGACGTGATTCGTGAGGACGAGCGCTAG
- a CDS encoding replication-associated recombination protein A, with translation MDLFSRATPADDAPLAYRMRPRQLEDYVGQQALVGPDKPLRRMAESGVVRSMILWGPPGVGKTTLAELLAHASNAHLEQLSAVMAGVKDIRVVVERAQQLSSPVILFLDEIHRLNKSQQDALLPHVESGLLTLIGATTENPSFEVNSALLSRARVYVLKSLTQDELISVMRQALDDPERGLGKRSIEVEPSVLTALAKASAGDARRALGLLETACDFTTQQAGHEVLPESVLADVIGHQASAFDKQGDAYYDLLSAIHKSVRSSRPDAALLYMARFIQGGGDPLDVVRRLSAIASEDVGNADPRALPLVIAAWDAYLRLGDYEGQRAIAHAAIHLAVAPKSNRIDQAWNKAQQFVRQQPQVEVPTYLRNAPTKLMEQLGHGEGYRYAHNEPDGYPAGSAHDCWPEELPRQAFYQPSAFGQEKRFAEIMAWRNARNKEADQASDA, from the coding sequence ATGGATCTTTTCAGCCGCGCAACCCCTGCCGACGACGCCCCTTTAGCCTACCGGATGCGCCCGCGCCAGCTTGAAGACTATGTTGGCCAACAGGCGCTCGTTGGCCCGGATAAACCGCTACGGCGTATGGCGGAGTCGGGCGTTGTACGCTCAATGATTTTATGGGGGCCGCCGGGTGTCGGCAAAACCACCCTGGCGGAACTCCTGGCGCATGCATCCAACGCCCATTTAGAACAGCTCAGCGCGGTGATGGCAGGGGTTAAGGATATTCGCGTGGTCGTCGAACGGGCCCAGCAACTTAGTTCACCGGTTATTCTATTTTTAGATGAGATTCACCGATTGAACAAGAGCCAGCAGGACGCCCTACTCCCTCATGTTGAGTCTGGCCTTTTGACGTTGATTGGCGCCACCACCGAAAATCCGTCGTTTGAGGTCAACTCAGCACTGCTCTCTAGGGCGCGGGTTTATGTGCTGAAATCGCTGACGCAAGACGAATTGATCAGCGTGATGCGCCAGGCCCTGGACGACCCCGAGCGCGGGCTGGGCAAACGTAGCATTGAGGTGGAGCCATCGGTATTAACTGCCTTGGCCAAGGCAAGCGCAGGAGATGCCCGCCGCGCACTGGGCCTACTGGAAACCGCCTGCGATTTCACCACACAACAGGCTGGCCACGAAGTGCTGCCCGAAAGCGTACTGGCCGATGTCATCGGCCATCAGGCCAGCGCCTTCGATAAGCAGGGCGATGCCTACTACGACCTGCTCTCGGCTATTCACAAATCGGTGCGCTCCTCACGGCCCGATGCCGCCTTGCTCTACATGGCCCGCTTTATTCAAGGCGGTGGCGACCCGCTGGATGTGGTGCGCCGACTCAGCGCCATCGCCTCGGAAGACGTGGGTAACGCTGACCCTCGCGCACTACCATTGGTCATCGCCGCCTGGGATGCCTATTTACGGCTAGGCGACTACGAAGGCCAGCGGGCAATCGCCCACGCGGCGATACATCTGGCGGTGGCGCCAAAAAGCAATCGCATTGACCAGGCCTGGAACAAGGCCCAGCAGTTTGTCCGCCAACAGCCCCAGGTTGAAGTACCCACCTATCTGCGCAACGCGCCAACCAAGCTGATGGAGCAACTCGGTCATGGCGAAGGCTACCGCTATGCGCACAACGAACCCGACGGCTACCCTGCAGGGAGTGCCCACGACTGCTGGCCGGAGGAGCTGCCCAGACAAGCGTTTTATCAACCCAGCGCGTTCGGTCAGGAAAAGCGTTTTGCCGAGATCATGGCGTGGCGAAACGCCAGAAACAAAGAAGCCGACCAGGCATCGGATGCCTGA